One window of Flavobacterium dauae genomic DNA carries:
- a CDS encoding response regulator transcription factor — MIPEEKEDIYTNDGKIAVVIDDHRLFAESFSELLKRARIFDDVVIMSDYKEYIYFLLKNSRKVKIYLFLDYYLKDALGIEFIDQVRKLHRKMRIVVVSTVTKLSTIQTILAHRPEGIISKSSGFDIILECIHSIESGNEYYCPYMRDALNQLNKKEPVVFSNREIELLKLCAKGITIEEAASILTLSRHTIVSHRRRMMNRTNTKSITELLGYVRENGIISE, encoded by the coding sequence ATGATACCCGAAGAAAAAGAAGATATTTATACAAACGATGGTAAAATAGCGGTTGTAATTGACGATCACCGTCTGTTTGCAGAATCTTTCTCCGAACTTTTAAAAAGGGCCAGGATTTTTGACGACGTAGTGATTATGTCTGATTATAAAGAGTACATTTATTTCCTGCTGAAAAACTCCAGAAAAGTAAAGATCTACCTTTTTTTGGATTACTACCTAAAAGATGCCTTAGGCATAGAATTTATTGACCAGGTACGCAAACTGCACAGAAAAATGCGTATCGTAGTGGTGAGTACCGTTACAAAGCTTTCGACAATTCAGACTATTTTAGCACACCGTCCGGAAGGGATTATATCTAAATCTTCAGGATTTGATATTATTTTAGAGTGTATTCATTCAATAGAAAGCGGGAACGAGTATTATTGCCCGTATATGCGCGATGCTTTAAACCAGCTGAACAAGAAAGAACCCGTTGTGTTTTCAAACAGGGAAATAGAGTTGTTGAAATTATGTGCTAAAGGGATAACTATAGAAGAGGCTGCAAGTATATTAACGTTAAGCAGGCATACGATTGTTTCGCACCGCAGAAGGATGATGAACAGGACCAATACCAAAAGTATCACGGAACTTTTAGGATATGTTCGGGAGAACGGCATCATTTCGGAATAG
- a CDS encoding DUF5675 family protein, with product MQVNRKRMLVLKRIYLNKAVHGRLYMGDELLAYTIELPWRQNARRVSCIPEGVYTLRKRYSEKFKWHLVLLEVPERSGILIHPANDAAKELQGCIAPVTSITAMGRGTGSRAAMRKVLEAYDSFRGKNPVIITVTKEVSDESKFTE from the coding sequence ATGCAAGTAAACCGTAAAAGGATGCTGGTTCTGAAGAGGATTTATTTGAATAAGGCCGTCCACGGGCGGCTTTATATGGGTGATGAACTGCTGGCGTACACCATAGAACTCCCATGGAGGCAAAATGCACGCCGCGTATCCTGCATTCCGGAAGGGGTTTATACATTGAGGAAAAGGTATTCTGAAAAGTTTAAATGGCATTTGGTCTTGTTGGAAGTCCCTGAACGCTCTGGCATATTGATCCATCCGGCGAATGATGCTGCAAAGGAATTGCAGGGCTGTATTGCCCCGGTAACATCGATAACAGCAATGGGCAGGGGAACCGGCTCGCGGGCTGCCATGCGGAAAGTGTTGGAAGCTTATGACAGTTTCAGGGGAAAGAACCCTGTAATAATTACGGTAACCAAAGAAGTGTCTGATGAATCTAAGTTTACTGAATAG
- a CDS encoding sensor histidine kinase produces MINKVWKQKNISIKQTLDSLKCNEEDVYKMLKKKSINTDKLLKWSRLLKYDFFRIYSQHLNPFTPKILGECSAMGNGKVLDATNIQSALMEEFESKIRKEEQERISQSLHDDLAGTLAAIKNNIDLLIGETEENEKRNKLAQLSDMVKRAFHDVRNKSHELFETAQSPGEGVFYKHITHLAQIIFPDKHYKLSIQIDNYAMVNTSIELQSELISVIHEAFTNIVKHAKATRVDLLIYKETGKLFVIIKDNGEGLKTKVEQNTLGMNNMKKRLKRFNAAFSLHNHDNGLEIVISIPENFTMRTA; encoded by the coding sequence TTGATTAATAAGGTATGGAAGCAGAAAAATATTTCGATTAAGCAAACCCTCGATTCTCTTAAATGTAATGAAGAAGATGTTTATAAAATGCTGAAAAAAAAATCGATTAATACTGATAAGTTATTGAAATGGAGTAGGTTGCTTAAATACGATTTTTTTAGGATCTACTCTCAGCATTTAAATCCTTTTACACCAAAAATTTTAGGAGAATGCTCCGCTATGGGTAATGGTAAAGTCCTTGATGCAACCAACATTCAAAGTGCATTGATGGAAGAGTTTGAGTCAAAAATACGCAAAGAAGAACAAGAACGTATTTCTCAAAGCCTTCATGATGATCTGGCAGGAACATTGGCGGCCATTAAAAACAATATTGACTTGCTGATAGGCGAAACCGAAGAAAATGAAAAGAGGAACAAACTGGCACAGTTATCCGATATGGTAAAAAGGGCTTTTCATGATGTACGCAATAAAAGCCATGAATTGTTTGAAACGGCACAGTCACCCGGAGAAGGAGTATTCTATAAGCATATAACTCACCTGGCACAGATAATATTCCCCGATAAACATTACAAACTCAGTATCCAGATAGATAATTATGCGATGGTTAATACATCTATAGAACTACAGTCAGAATTAATCAGCGTGATACACGAAGCCTTTACAAACATCGTTAAGCACGCTAAAGCCACCCGGGTAGACTTGCTTATTTACAAAGAAACGGGAAAATTATTCGTTATTATTAAAGACAACGGGGAAGGGTTAAAGACCAAGGTGGAACAAAATACATTGGGCATGAATAATATGAAGAAAAGGCTGAAAAGGTTTAATGCCGCTTTTTCTCTCCATAATCACGATAATGGATTGGAGATTGTCATTTCCATTCCTGAAAATTTTACTATGCGTACCGCCTGA
- a CDS encoding sensor histidine kinase, with the protein MDRIKTIFHLFFTLCAVTTFYAQTGMQPDEKKNNGFEKVTNLYLAGKLHDTVYMGMVDSLAALSLDKGVYYGVSEMPDNLKQYEKIAWSKKEYRPYRIDYFTILLNNAYLSGKWGASIFYAEKVARQSEKEDMYRPFIEPGVKMYIYSLTNQKDKQIETYQKHKQQIQDLSVKIKKEPEVYYWDGMDALRILSPIINTYFHRKDTLKGEEAYKLASSLIQGIEKDSTTSNSSRQTTKYYTIAFDFFRASGFDRKNDVKAALNKLEALLKKGDIIGDEYAYNLLDWKANYFLEIKQVDSAAFYIGKLEKTVDFSQDQQIRINRYKSQLELLRGNPERSHELLNKALEESFKMQAELSAEMDNLLYAYTEAEHHRLAFEKSETEKKKRNTWIIAISLALAVVITGGIALLRLKDRKLKKTVKDLNETADIQIALMRQFESEVRKEEQERLSQNLHDDLAGILAAVKNNVDLQVTETKEIEQKQKLIQLSEMIKLAFNNVRSKSHELFETAQLPSEEMFYQYIVHLAHIAFPDKHYKLNIQVDDYSLVNTSMEFRSELIRVIQEAFTNIIKHAKATQVDLLIYKESDELFVVIKDNGNGLELSSKQNTLGISNMKKRLKKFNAVFTFHSGITGVEIIISIPENNIKQAS; encoded by the coding sequence ATGGACAGAATAAAAACGATATTTCATTTATTTTTTACACTATGTGCTGTAACAACTTTTTATGCACAAACAGGTATGCAGCCTGATGAGAAAAAAAATAACGGTTTTGAAAAAGTAACTAATCTGTATTTGGCAGGTAAGTTACATGATACCGTTTATATGGGCATGGTTGACTCGCTGGCAGCTTTGTCGCTTGATAAAGGGGTGTATTATGGGGTCAGTGAAATGCCCGACAACCTTAAACAATATGAAAAAATCGCGTGGAGCAAAAAAGAATACAGACCATATCGGATCGATTATTTTACAATTTTATTGAACAATGCGTATTTATCCGGTAAATGGGGGGCTTCTATTTTTTACGCTGAAAAAGTAGCAAGACAAAGTGAAAAAGAGGACATGTATCGCCCTTTTATCGAGCCAGGTGTTAAAATGTATATTTACAGCTTAACAAATCAGAAGGATAAGCAGATTGAAACTTACCAAAAGCATAAGCAACAAATTCAGGACTTGTCGGTTAAAATTAAAAAGGAACCGGAAGTATATTACTGGGACGGAATGGATGCATTGCGTATATTGTCACCAATTATTAATACGTATTTTCATAGAAAGGATACCTTAAAAGGTGAAGAGGCCTATAAGCTCGCCAGTTCCTTAATTCAAGGAATTGAAAAAGATTCAACCACTTCCAATAGTTCGCGTCAAACTACTAAGTATTATACAATAGCTTTTGATTTTTTTAGGGCAAGTGGATTTGACAGGAAAAATGATGTAAAAGCTGCTTTAAATAAATTGGAAGCTTTATTAAAAAAGGGTGACATAATTGGTGATGAATACGCTTATAATCTGTTAGACTGGAAAGCAAATTACTTTTTGGAAATAAAACAGGTAGATAGTGCAGCTTTTTACATTGGAAAACTGGAAAAAACAGTAGATTTTTCTCAAGATCAACAAATTAGGATTAATAGGTATAAATCGCAATTAGAACTCTTAAGGGGTAATCCTGAAAGATCCCATGAATTGTTAAACAAAGCCTTGGAAGAGTCTTTTAAAATGCAGGCAGAATTGTCAGCAGAAATGGATAACTTGCTTTATGCCTATACCGAAGCCGAACACCACCGGTTGGCGTTTGAAAAAAGCGAAACGGAGAAAAAGAAAAGAAATACGTGGATTATTGCCATAAGTTTAGCTTTGGCAGTTGTAATTACCGGTGGTATTGCCTTATTGCGGTTAAAAGACAGGAAATTAAAAAAGACGGTTAAAGACCTTAACGAAACGGCCGATATCCAGATAGCCTTAATGCGGCAGTTTGAATCTGAAGTGCGTAAAGAAGAGCAGGAACGCCTTTCACAAAATCTTCACGATGATTTGGCTGGAATATTGGCAGCAGTGAAAAACAATGTCGATTTGCAGGTTACAGAAACTAAAGAAATAGAACAAAAACAAAAATTGATACAGTTATCAGAAATGATAAAGCTGGCATTCAATAATGTACGTAGCAAGAGTCATGAACTGTTCGAAACCGCACAACTGCCGAGTGAAGAAATGTTTTACCAATACATCGTGCATCTGGCACACATAGCGTTTCCTGATAAGCATTACAAACTCAATATACAGGTAGATGATTATTCCCTTGTAAATACCTCTATGGAATTCCGTTCAGAACTGATTAGGGTAATACAGGAAGCCTTTACAAACATTATTAAACACGCCAAGGCAACGCAGGTGGATTTGCTGATTTACAAAGAAAGTGACGAGCTGTTTGTTGTTATTAAGGATAACGGGAATGGGTTGGAATTAAGTTCCAAGCAAAATACACTGGGCATAAGTAATATGAAGAAAAGATTGAAAAAATTCAATGCCGTTTTTACCTTTCACAGTGGCATAACCGGTGTGGAAATCATCATTTCCATTCCTGAAAATAACATTAAACAGGCATCTTAA
- a CDS encoding transposase, whose amino-acid sequence MDVKAIHIGKLVKELWQKKEISVERTCKFLKCREEDINLMFRQKAMETDMLLRWSKLLEYDFFRIYSQHLILFAPKTSGKKENKPIQKNADDKKIPLFKKNIYTKEIIDHLLEMIDTNQKTPLQIITEYKIPRTTVYRWIQKYTIKENDS is encoded by the coding sequence GTGGATGTTAAAGCAATACATATAGGAAAACTTGTTAAAGAACTTTGGCAGAAAAAAGAAATTTCGGTGGAACGTACCTGTAAATTTTTAAAATGCAGGGAAGAAGACATTAATCTGATGTTCAGACAAAAGGCAATGGAGACAGATATGCTGCTTAGGTGGAGTAAGCTACTTGAGTACGATTTTTTTAGGATCTATTCCCAACACTTGATTTTGTTCGCACCTAAAACATCCGGAAAAAAAGAAAATAAACCAATACAGAAAAATGCCGATGACAAAAAAATACCTCTCTTTAAAAAGAACATCTACACCAAAGAAATTATTGATCATTTGTTAGAGATGATTGATACAAACCAAAAAACGCCCCTTCAAATCATAACGGAATATAAAATACCTAGAACAACCGTGTATCGTTGGATACAGAAATATACAATAAAAGAAAATGACAGCTAA
- a CDS encoding beta strand repeat-containing protein encodes MKRKLLAVAVLMSAWNAHSQVGIGTLTPNRSSQLDVTANDKGVLLPRVALTSTTDTATITNGNVNSLLVYNTSTQNDVKPGYYYWFENKWMRIVNEDEIIALDKNTTNISLTTANDELVLTDSDGNTVSIPLSQINILTTLVNNNDGTYTYTNEEGNTVTINIPGDVINNIDQILGDTNVLNELIEVLGGTYVGGNVYYDGTQFTYVDQSGATHIINLADIVKANETTTTLVNNNDGTYTYTSEDGTVTTVDVPSDIVNQFHNIVNNGPVTVDGNTYNTIEEYIEAIVRQNETLTSATFDAATGILTYNDEAGTANTIDLSTMVSNFETLTSISQDAAAGTITYVDEAGTPTTLNIADIIAQHQTTTTLVNNNDGTYTYTSEDGTVTTVDVPSDIVNQFGNIVTDGPVTVDGNTYNTIEEYIEHIVSTAETTTTLVNNNDGTYTYTSEDGTVTTVDVPSDIVNQFGNIVTDGPVTVDGNTYNTIEEYIEHIVSTAETTTTLVNNNDGTYTYTSEDGTVTTVDIPSDIVNQFGNIVTDGPVTVDGNTYNTIEEYIEAIVKQNETLTSATFDAATGILTYNDEAGVATTLSLGAMVPNFETVTTVSVDNTAGTLTYVDEDGVSTVLDLGALVAANETVTTLVNNNDGTYTYTSEDGTVTTVDVPSDIVNQFGNIVTDGPVTVDGNTYNTIEEYIEAIVRQNETLTSATFDAATGILTYNDEAGTANTIDLSTMVSNFETLTSISQDAAAGTITYVDEAGTPTTLNIADIIAQHETVTTLVNNNDGTYTYTSEDGTITTVDIPADVVNQFDTIVNSGPVTVDGTTYTSIEEYFETIVTGNSDVLVDNGDGTFTHTAADGTVVTFDANTTAMVNNGDGTYTFTNANGDTITIDSVGDIINNFEEFVTNNPVTVDGTTYTSIEEYFETIVTGNSDVLVDNGDGTFTHTAADGTVVTFDANTTAMVNNGDGTYTFTNANGDTITIDSVGDIINNFEEFVTNNPVTVDGTTYTSVEEYFETIVTGNSDVLVDNGDGTFTHTAADGTVVTFDANTTAMVDNGDGTYTFTNANGDTITIDSVGDIINNFEEFVTNSPVTVDGTTYTSVEEYFETIVTGNSDVLVDNGDGTFTHTAADGTVVTFDANTTAMVDNGDGTYTFTNANGDTITIDSVGDIINNFEDLVTNNPVTVDGTTYTSIEEYFETIVTGNSDVLVDNGDGTFTHTAADGTVVTFDANTTAMVDNGDGTYTFTNANGDTITIDSVGDIINNFEEFVTNNPVTVDGTTYTSVEEYFETIVTGNSDVLVDNGDGTFTHTAADGTVVTFDANTTAMLDNGDGTYTFTNTNGDTITIDSVGDIINNFEEFVTNSPVTVDGTTYTSVEEYFETIVTGNSDVLVDNGDGTFTHTAADGTVVTFDANTTAMLDNGDGTYTFTNTNGDTITIDSVGDIINNFEEFVTNSPVTVDGTTYTSVEEYFETIVTGNSDVLVDNGDGTFTHTAADGTVVTFDANTTAMLDNGDGTYTFTNTNGDTITIDSVGDIINNFEEFVTNSPVTVDGTTYTSVEEYFETIVTSNSDALVDNGDGTFTHTAADGTVVTFDANTTAMLDNGDGTYTFTNTNGDTITIDSVGDIINNFEDFVTNNPVTVDGTTYTSIEEYFETIVTGNSDVLVDNGDGTFTHTAADGTVVTFDANTTAMVDNGDGTYTFTNANGDTITIDSVGDIINNFEDFVTNNPVTVDGTTYTSIEEYFENIVAANETVTTLGITAGELVYVNEEANNPNVNLISTDPDNGIVAGTDGALFGENIYNADGTLTNNRNLNLGGNSLNFNGTDRRTNWDSDGRIHQTATNTAQDAAMGFHNGSSNLWIQQWNASTSSISATGSSTELLLSTHTTDASAPIRFSTSTGSGALAEERMRITGEGEIIFAEYPNTRDDSSTTSVENILYTDVNGNMLSAPIGEVAIEPWQVQTTTDKATENTDNVYQMGSVAIGTNEIPTLTVGGNDLTSTVKLHVDGNITTTGQIYTTNSVYADYVFEKYFTGHSDLNKDYQFNSLEKVNDFIKENHHLPGVTKISDLAKSENGYTFDMTALSIQQLEKIEELYLHTIEQQAQLKTQYEVNEKQQEIILQQQNELQQLKERMEKLEQLLNMKQK; translated from the coding sequence ATGAAGAGAAAATTACTAGCAGTGGCTGTTCTCATGAGTGCATGGAACGCCCACAGTCAGGTCGGTATCGGAACATTGACGCCAAACAGGTCTTCGCAGTTAGACGTTACGGCAAATGACAAGGGGGTGTTGTTGCCTCGCGTTGCTTTAACATCAACTACGGATACCGCCACGATTACGAACGGAAACGTGAACAGTTTATTGGTTTATAATACCAGTACGCAAAACGATGTTAAACCGGGGTACTATTATTGGTTCGAGAATAAGTGGATGCGGATTGTCAATGAAGATGAAATTATCGCATTGGATAAAAATACGACCAATATATCTTTGACCACAGCTAATGATGAATTGGTGTTAACGGATAGTGATGGAAATACCGTTTCTATTCCGTTGTCGCAAATCAATATTCTCACAACACTTGTAAATAACAACGACGGTACCTATACTTATACCAATGAAGAAGGTAATACGGTAACAATCAACATACCGGGAGATGTTATTAATAACATTGATCAGATTTTGGGTGATACCAATGTATTGAACGAATTGATTGAAGTATTGGGTGGTACATACGTTGGCGGAAATGTTTATTACGACGGTACGCAATTCACCTACGTGGATCAGTCGGGAGCGACTCATATAATCAACCTTGCAGATATTGTAAAGGCAAACGAAACGACCACTACGTTGGTAAACAACAACGATGGGACTTATACGTACACAAGTGAAGACGGTACGGTAACCACTGTTGACGTCCCATCAGACATCGTCAACCAGTTTCACAACATCGTAAACAACGGTCCTGTAACGGTTGACGGTAACACATACAACACCATTGAAGAATACATTGAAGCCATCGTTAGACAAAACGAAACACTGACCAGTGCAACGTTCGATGCGGCTACGGGTATCCTGACGTATAACGATGAGGCCGGTACAGCCAACACGATAGATTTATCGACGATGGTTTCAAACTTCGAAACGCTGACGTCGATATCACAGGATGCTGCGGCAGGCACGATTACCTATGTGGATGAAGCGGGAACTCCGACGACATTGAACATTGCCGACATCATTGCCCAGCACCAAACGACCACTACCTTGGTAAACAACAATGATGGAACTTATACGTACACAAGTGAAGATGGAACGGTAACCACTGTTGACGTCCCGTCAGACATCGTAAACCAGTTCGGAAACATTGTAACCGACGGGCCTGTAACAGTTGACGGTAACACGTACAACACCATTGAAGAATATATCGAACACATCGTATCTACAGCCGAAACCACTACCACATTGGTAAACAACAACGACGGAACTTACACGTACACGAGCGAAGACGGCACGGTAACCACTGTTGATGTTCCATCAGACATCGTAAACCAGTTCGGAAACATTGTAACCGATGGACCTGTAACAGTTGACGGTAACACCTACAACACCATTGAGGAATACATCGAACACATCGTATCTACAGCCGAAACGACCACTACGTTGGTAAACAACAACGACGGAACATATACCTATACAAGTGAAGACGGTACGGTAACTACTGTTGACATCCCGTCAGACATCGTAAACCAGTTCGGAAACATTGTAACCGACGGACCTGTAACAGTTGACGGCAATACCTACAACACCATTGAAGAATACATTGAAGCCATCGTTAAACAAAACGAAACCTTAACAAGTGCAACGTTTGATGCAGCTACCGGTATTTTAACATATAACGACGAAGCCGGTGTAGCAACAACCTTGAGCTTAGGCGCAATGGTACCGAATTTCGAAACGGTAACCACGGTATCGGTAGACAATACAGCAGGTACATTAACGTATGTAGATGAAGACGGCGTAAGCACCGTGTTAGATTTAGGTGCACTGGTAGCCGCCAACGAAACGGTAACGACCTTGGTAAACAACAACGACGGAACCTATACGTACACAAGCGAAGACGGCACGGTAACCACTGTTGACGTCCCGTCAGACATTGTAAACCAGTTTGGAAACATTGTAACCGACGGACCTGTAACGGTTGACGGTAACACGTACAACACCATTGAAGAATACATTGAAGCCATCGTTAGACAAAACGAAACACTGACCAGTGCAACGTTCGATGCGGCTACGGGTATCCTGACATATAACGATGAAGCCGGTACAGCCAACACGATAGATTTATCGACGATGGTTTCAAACTTCGAAACGCTGACGTCGATATCACAGGATGCTGCGGCAGGCACGATTACCTATGTGGATGAAGCGGGAACTCCGACGACATTGAACATTGCCGACATCATCGCCCAACACGAAACAGTAACTACGTTGGTAAACAACAACGATGGAACTTATACTTACACAAGTGAAGACGGGACAATCACCACGGTTGATATACCAGCAGATGTTGTTAATCAATTTGATACTATAGTAAATAGTGGTCCTGTAACAGTTGACGGTACGACCTATACGAGCATTGAAGAATACTTTGAAACGATAGTAACGGGCAACAGCGATGTACTGGTAGACAACGGCGACGGAACCTTCACTCATACAGCTGCTGACGGCACCGTAGTTACCTTTGACGCCAACACTACGGCTATGGTAAACAACGGTGACGGAACCTATACCTTTACCAACGCCAACGGCGATACGATTACGATTGATTCAGTAGGAGATATCATCAACAACTTCGAGGAGTTTGTGACGAACAACCCTGTAACAGTTGACGGTACGACCTATACGAGCATTGAAGAATACTTTGAAACGATAGTAACGGGCAACAGCGATGTACTGGTAGACAACGGCGACGGAACCTTCACTCATACAGCTGCTGACGGCACCGTAGTTACCTTTGACGCCAACACTACGGCTATGGTAAACAACGGTGACGGAACCTATACCTTTACCAACGCCAACGGCGATACGATTACGATTGATTCAGTAGGAGATATCATCAACAACTTCGAGGAGTTTGTGACGAACAACCCTGTAACAGTTGACGGTACAACTTATACAAGCGTAGAAGAATACTTTGAAACGATAGTAACGGGCAACAGCGATGTACTGGTAGACAACGGCGACGGAACCTTCACTCATACAGCTGCTGACGGCACCGTAGTTACCTTTGACGCCAACACTACGGCTATGGTAGACAACGGTGACGGAACCTATACCTTTACCAACGCCAACGGCGATACGATTACGATTGATTCAGTAGGAGATATCATCAACAACTTCGAGGAGTTTGTGACGAACAGCCCTGTAACAGTTGACGGTACAACTTATACAAGCGTAGAAGAATACTTTGAAACGATAGTAACGGGCAACAGCGATGTACTGGTAGACAACGGCGATGGAACATTCACTCATACAGCTGCTGACGGCACCGTAGTTACCTTTGACGCCAACACTACGGCTATGGTAGACAACGGTGACGGAACCTATACCTTTACCAACGCCAACGGCGATACGATTACGATTGATTCAGTAGGAGATATCATCAACAACTTCGAGGATCTTGTAACGAACAATCCTGTAACAGTTGACGGTACGACCTATACGAGCATTGAAGAATACTTTGAAACGATAGTAACGGGCAACAGCGATGTACTGGTAGACAACGGCGATGGAACATTCACTCATACAGCTGCTGACGGCACCGTAGTTACCTTTGACGCCAACACTACGGCTATGGTAGACAACGGTGACGGAACCTATACCTTTACCAACGCCAACGGCGATACGATTACGATTGATTCAGTAGGAGATATCATCAACAACTTCGAGGAGTTTGTGACGAACAACCCTGTAACAGTTGACGGTACGACCTATACCAGCGTAGAAGAATACTTTGAAACGATAGTAACGGGCAACAGCGATGTACTGGTAGACAACGGTGATGGAACATTCACGCACACAGCTGCAGACGGAACTGTAGTTACTTTTGATGCAAACACCACGGCGATGTTGGATAACGGTGACGGTACATATACCTTTACCAATACCAATGGTGATACGATTACGATTGATTCAGTAGGAGATATCATCAACAACTTCGAGGAGTTTGTGACGAACAGCCCTGTAACAGTTGACGGTACAACTTATACAAGCGTAGAAGAATACTTTGAAACGATAGTAACGGGCAACAGCGATGTACTGGTAGACAACGGTGATGGAACATTCACGCACACAGCTGCAGACGGAACTGTAGTTACTTTTGATGCAAACACCACGGCGATGTTGGATAACGGTGACGGTACATATACCTTTACCAATACCAATGGTGATACGATTACGATTGATTCAGTAGGAGATATCATCAACAACTTCGAGGAGTTTGTGACGAACAGCCCTGTAACAGTTGACGGTACAACTTATACAAGCGTAGAAGAATACTTTGAAACGATAGTAACGGGCAACAGCGATGTACTGGTAGACAACGGTGATGGAACATTCACGCACACAGCTGCAGACGGAACTGTAGTTACTTTTGATGCAAACACCACGGCGATGTTGGATAACGGTGACGGTACATATACCTTTACCAATACCAATGGTGATACGATTACGATTGATTCAGTAGGAGATATCATCAACAACTTCGAGGAGTTTGTGACGAACAGCCCTGTAACAGTTGACGGTACAACTTATACAAGCGTAGAAGAATATTTTGAAACCATAGTAACAAGTAACAGTGATGCGTTGGTAGACAACGGTGATGGAACATTTACTCATACAGCTGCAGACGGAACTGTAGTTACTTTTGATGCAAATACCACGGCGATGTTGGATAACGGTGACGGTACATATACCTTTACCAATACCAATGGTGATACGATTACGATTGATTCAGTAGGAGATATCATCAACAACTTCGAGGATTTTGTAACGAACAACCCTGTAACAGTTGACGGTACGACCTATACGAGCATTGAAGAATACTTTGAAACGATAGTAACGGGCAACAGCGATGTACTGGTAGACAACGGCGACGGGACTTTCACTCATACAGCTGCTGACGGGACCGTAGTTACCTTTGACGCCAACACTACGGCTATGGTAGACAACGGTGACGGAACCTATACCTTTACCAACGCCAACGGCGATACGATTACGATTGATTCGGTAGGCGACATCATCAACAACTTCGAGGATTTCGTAACGAACAACCCTGTAACAGTTGACGGTACGACCTATACGAGCATTGAAGAATACTTTGAAAATATTGTAGCAGCCAACGAAACGGTAACGACCTTGGGGATTACAGCGGGTGAATTGGTATATGTTAATGAAGAAGCGAACAATCCAAATGTTAATTTGATCTCTACAGATCCTGATAACGGTATTGTAGCAGGTACTGATGGGGCACTGTTTGGAGAAAATATTTACAATGCTGATGGTACACTAACAAACAATAGAAACTTGAATTTGGGTGGTAATTCCTTGAACTTTAACGGAACAGACCGCAGAACGAACTGGGATTCCGATGGAAGAATACATCAGACTGCTACCAATACCGCTCAGGATGCAGCTATGGGCTTTCATAACGGAAGTTCTAATTTATGGATACAGCAATGGAATGCTAGTACTTCTTCAATATCAGCTACCGGTAGTTCTACAGAATTATTGTTGTCAACACACACCACTGATGCTTCTGCACCGATACGATTCAGTACAAGTACAGGAAGTGGTGCATTAGCAGAAGAAAGAATGCGTATCACAGGTGAAGGAGAAATCATTTTTGCCGAGTATCCTAATACAAGAGATGACAGTAGTACAACTTCGGTAGAAAATATTTTATATACTGATGTGAATGGAAATATGTTGTCGGCACCAATAGGTGAGGTGGCAATTGAACCATGGCAGGTACAAACAACCACTGATAAAGCTACCGAAAACACAGATAATGTTTACCAAATGGGTAGCGTGGCAATAGGAACAAACGAAATTCCAACTCTGACAGTAGGCGGAAACGATCTTACCTCTACGGTTAAGCTTCATGTAGATGGAAACATCACCACTACCGGTCAGATCTATACTACAAACAGTGTATATGCCGATTATGTTTTCGAAAAATATTTTACAGGACATTCTGATTTGAACAAAGATTATCAGTTTAACTCTTTAGAGAAAGTAAATGATTTTATTAAAGAAAATCACCATTTACCTGGAGTAACCAAAATAAGCGATTTAGCTAAATCAGAGAATGGATATACTTTTGATATGACGGCTCTTTCTATACAACAGCTTGAAAAAATAGAAGAATTATACTTACATACAATTGAGCAGCAGGCACAGTTAAAAACACAGTATGAAGTGAATGAAAAGCAGCAGGAAATCATTCTTCAGCAACAAAACGAGTTGCAACAATTGAAGGAAAGAATGGAAAAACTTGAGCAGCTATTGAATATGAAGCAAAAATAG